The following are encoded together in the Flavobacteriales bacterium genome:
- a CDS encoding ATP-binding protein yields MKNRNHNMYISQISLVNYRGIKDERTIHLDQLSSIVGKNDAGKTIVLFAIATFLDLKSFPLTFSDFNDIDEPIVFEFEFKAENIEELLTSKLKSKVKKTEGLEEFIQDFIFDGAIKYRREAAKVDKKFSGEFILFEDFVQEDIQGLYFKSDEEVGKILENYGIEVPVAGKGRNSKAEKIKCIKQHFEGAERTTFWMEDDSKIDSLFPEVEMFKADYGLEADTKFKTNSVSEIQDYFTREAAEEDTKLKKVEAEIIEEMKKEAESVRDYMKDYASSLKSVQITPTINWKDAIKGVDVSFQFDGDDKFIPMSHKGTGYRRLFMVARFRYLAEKSKGNNVLYLIEEPETFLHPTAQSDLLNALTELSNDNQVIITTHSPVFAGATNVHGVVLCTKDGQSNYANATSEGDTEFLMRIVDELGIKPSYNLRDHHEKIVFVESNNDAKFYHLLCERLIGANLLQNKKVLVLPFGGGEDIESFLNIDYFDNSNRALYLIIDSDKHLNNGEKQNQRAEDFKNSKVNGSAYVLFKSYIESYYHPRAFERVYELPANSFDYFGEDENVRSIIKQVVQEKGLGNKNIKEKNNFRIFNETTREEYEEIVEPELIAFLTEITN; encoded by the coding sequence TTGAAAAACAGAAATCATAATATGTACATATCTCAAATTTCATTAGTCAACTACAGAGGCATTAAGGATGAGCGCACCATTCACTTAGACCAACTATCTTCCATTGTTGGAAAGAATGATGCAGGTAAAACCATTGTACTCTTCGCTATAGCCACATTTTTAGACCTTAAAAGCTTTCCGCTAACCTTTTCTGATTTTAATGACATAGATGAGCCTATCGTTTTTGAATTTGAGTTTAAGGCTGAAAATATCGAAGAGTTATTGACGTCAAAGCTCAAGTCAAAAGTCAAAAAAACTGAGGGACTGGAGGAGTTTATCCAAGACTTCATTTTTGATGGTGCTATCAAGTACAGGAGGGAAGCGGCTAAAGTGGATAAGAAGTTCTCGGGAGAATTTATTTTGTTTGAAGACTTTGTTCAAGAAGATATTCAAGGACTATACTTCAAGTCAGATGAAGAAGTCGGTAAGATTCTCGAAAATTATGGCATTGAAGTACCAGTTGCAGGTAAAGGAAGAAACTCCAAGGCCGAAAAAATAAAATGCATCAAGCAACATTTCGAGGGGGCAGAGCGGACAACTTTCTGGATGGAGGATGACTCTAAAATAGACAGTCTATTTCCAGAGGTGGAAATGTTTAAAGCTGATTACGGATTGGAAGCTGACACAAAATTCAAGACTAACTCTGTAAGTGAAATTCAGGATTACTTTACTCGTGAAGCAGCTGAAGAGGATACGAAACTGAAAAAAGTTGAAGCTGAGATAATTGAGGAAATGAAGAAGGAGGCTGAATCTGTCCGAGACTATATGAAGGACTACGCCTCTTCTTTAAAGTCGGTTCAAATTACGCCTACCATCAATTGGAAAGATGCAATTAAAGGAGTTGATGTAAGTTTTCAATTTGATGGCGATGATAAGTTTATCCCAATGAGCCATAAAGGCACTGGTTATAGACGGCTATTTATGGTTGCTCGCTTTAGATACTTAGCAGAAAAAAGCAAAGGGAATAACGTGTTGTACTTAATAGAAGAACCAGAGACATTTTTACACCCAACGGCTCAATCCGATTTATTAAACGCCTTAACAGAGCTATCAAACGATAATCAAGTTATAATAACAACTCATTCGCCTGTTTTTGCAGGTGCCACCAATGTTCACGGAGTAGTATTGTGTACTAAGGATGGACAGTCGAATTACGCAAATGCAACTTCCGAAGGTGATACCGAATTCCTGATGAGGATAGTGGATGAACTTGGGATTAAACCTAGTTACAATTTACGTGACCATCACGAAAAAATTGTTTTTGTAGAAAGTAACAACGATGCTAAGTTTTATCATCTCTTGTGTGAAAGGCTAATAGGTGCCAATTTACTGCAGAACAAGAAGGTGTTGGTGCTTCCTTTTGGGGGTGGAGAGGATATTGAGAGCTTCCTCAACATTGATTATTTCGACAATTCCAACAGAGCTCTTTATCTAATTATCGATAGTGATAAGCACTTAAATAATGGAGAAAAACAGAATCAAAGAGCCGAGGACTTTAAAAACAGTAAAGTAAATGGTAGTGCTTATGTGCTCTTCAAAAGTTACATAGAAAGTTATTATCACCCGAGGGCATTTGAACGCGTTTATGAGCTTCCTGCCAATTCCTTTGATTACTTCGGTGAGGATGAAAATGTAAGAAGCATTATTAAACAGGTTGTTCAGGAAAAAGGCTTGGGCAACAAGAATATCAAAGAGAAAAACAACTTTCGCATATTTAATGAAACTACTAGGGAAGAGTACGAGGAAATAGTTGAGCCAGAGTTAATTGCTTTCTTAACCGAAATAACTAATTAG
- a CDS encoding DUF1398 domain-containing protein — translation MFTVEQIKAAHAKVRSGADFPAYVQEIKALGVTSFETYVTDGHTDYFGTDDYRTTAAASYAELSIAAASNTEEFIRGLKEHQQGKTDFLAFIAMCATYGIEKWTVSMDRMTCTYFDSANTEILVEAIPQ, via the coding sequence ATGTTTACGGTAGAACAGATAAAGGCAGCACACGCCAAAGTAAGGTCGGGAGCAGATTTCCCCGCTTACGTTCAGGAGATAAAAGCCTTGGGGGTAACTTCGTTTGAAACCTATGTAACGGATGGTCACACCGACTATTTCGGAACAGACGATTACAGAACAACAGCAGCGGCCAGCTACGCTGAACTGAGCATTGCAGCAGCCTCCAATACCGAAGAGTTTATACGTGGACTGAAGGAACATCAGCAGGGAAAGACCGATTTCCTCGCCTTTATTGCCATGTGTGCCACCTATGGCATTGAGAAATGGACCGTAAGCATGGACCGCATGACCTGTACCTATTTCGACAGCGCAAACACGGAGATACTGGTGGAGGCCATTCCGCAATAA